A genomic window from Microbacterium sp. H1-D42 includes:
- a CDS encoding peptidylprolyl isomerase codes for MLTPRLRRSLLALTAAAALALTGCASAQEAPAASPSQSEAPAPSGECSYPADSSPASKPVDAPDADPAATGEVAATISTSAGDLAVTLDADAAPCTVNSFLSLGEQGYFDGTNCHRLTTEGIFVLQCGDPTGTGTGGPGYSFADELEGSETYEAGTLAMANAGPNTNGSQFFIVYADTPLPPKYTVFGHLDEASTAIVAGIAAAGTESGAPDGAPKTPVTLDAVTAN; via the coding sequence GTGCTGACTCCCCGCCTTCGCCGTTCCCTGCTCGCCCTCACCGCTGCTGCTGCGCTCGCGCTGACCGGCTGCGCTTCCGCTCAGGAAGCCCCTGCCGCCTCCCCCAGCCAAAGCGAAGCGCCCGCGCCATCAGGCGAGTGCTCGTACCCGGCAGATTCGAGCCCGGCGTCGAAGCCGGTCGACGCACCCGATGCTGATCCGGCGGCGACGGGTGAGGTGGCGGCGACGATCTCGACCAGCGCCGGCGATCTGGCAGTGACGCTGGATGCTGACGCGGCTCCGTGCACGGTGAACAGCTTCCTCTCGCTCGGCGAGCAGGGCTACTTCGACGGCACGAACTGCCACCGCCTCACGACTGAGGGCATCTTCGTGCTGCAGTGCGGCGACCCCACGGGCACCGGCACCGGTGGCCCCGGATACTCGTTCGCCGATGAGCTCGAAGGCTCCGAGACCTACGAGGCCGGCACGCTCGCGATGGCCAACGCCGGGCCGAACACGAACGGCTCGCAGTTCTTCATCGTCTACGCCGACACGCCGCTGCCGCCGAAGTACACCGTCTTCGGCCACCTCGATGAGGCCAGTACGGCGATCGTCGCCGGCATCGCGGCCGCCGGCACCGAGTCCGGCGCCCCCGACGGCGCCCCCAAGACCCCCGTCACGCTGGACGCGGTCACGGCCAACTGA
- a CDS encoding permease prefix domain 1-containing protein encodes MTATLTDRYVAATIRSLPPNLQVEVRDELDVSISDAIDARTEAGETAEDAERAVLTELGDPGILAAGYADRPLHLIGPKYYLTWWRLLKVLVAIVPACAFAGVAIAQAVSGAGIGSIIGQAIAVGLSVLVHVTFWTTLIFAIFERTGADTGVRWSVDQLPEDGPKGVGRGDLIASLVMVGIFAGLLLWDHFRGFPAGIDEPVTIINPELWPWWMGVLFALLAAEAVLAIVVYAHGRWTKRFAIINAAIAVCVMSLGLTALGRGVLFNAEFVDALIVNGVDADARAVLAVLTGVVIAGVTIWDGIDGFLRARRARIAG; translated from the coding sequence ATGACCGCCACACTGACCGACCGCTACGTCGCCGCGACCATCCGCAGCCTGCCGCCGAACCTGCAGGTCGAGGTGCGAGACGAGCTGGACGTCTCGATCTCGGATGCCATCGACGCCCGCACCGAGGCCGGAGAGACCGCTGAGGATGCCGAGCGCGCGGTGCTCACAGAGCTCGGCGACCCCGGCATCCTCGCCGCCGGCTATGCCGACCGCCCACTGCACCTGATCGGGCCGAAGTACTACCTCACGTGGTGGCGGCTGCTGAAGGTGCTGGTCGCGATCGTCCCGGCGTGCGCCTTCGCCGGCGTCGCCATCGCGCAGGCGGTCTCCGGCGCAGGTATCGGATCGATCATCGGCCAGGCGATCGCCGTGGGGCTGTCGGTGCTCGTGCACGTGACGTTCTGGACCACGCTGATCTTCGCCATCTTCGAGCGCACCGGCGCCGACACCGGCGTGCGGTGGAGCGTCGACCAGCTGCCGGAGGACGGACCGAAGGGCGTCGGGCGCGGTGACCTCATCGCCTCACTCGTGATGGTCGGGATCTTCGCCGGGCTGCTGCTGTGGGATCACTTCCGCGGGTTCCCTGCAGGTATCGACGAGCCAGTCACGATCATCAACCCCGAGCTGTGGCCGTGGTGGATGGGCGTGCTGTTCGCGCTGCTCGCCGCCGAGGCCGTGCTCGCGATCGTGGTCTACGCGCATGGCCGCTGGACGAAGCGCTTCGCCATCATCAATGCCGCGATCGCGGTGTGCGTGATGAGTCTCGGCCTGACCGCACTCGGTCGGGGCGTGCTGTTCAACGCAGAGTTCGTCGATGCGCTCATCGTCAACGGAGTGGATGCTGACGCACGGGCCGTCCTGGCCGTGCTGACCGGAGTCGTCATCGCCGGAGTCACGATCTGGGACGGCATCGACGGTTTCCTCCGTGCGCGTCGGGCCCGGATCGCCGGCTGA
- a CDS encoding helix-turn-helix transcriptional regulator — translation MNGTELDVHLQELRRGTIVLASLQLLRTPGYGYGLLEQLASAGFPTDANTLYPLLRRLEKQGFLDSEWNTEEARPRKFYRTSEAGIRLAATLTQEVAAIAAATAALPTGD, via the coding sequence ATGAACGGCACGGAGCTCGACGTCCACCTGCAGGAGCTGCGGCGCGGCACGATCGTGCTCGCGAGCCTGCAGCTGCTGCGCACGCCCGGCTACGGCTACGGGCTGCTCGAGCAGCTGGCATCCGCCGGCTTCCCCACCGATGCCAACACGCTCTACCCCCTGCTGCGCCGGCTCGAGAAGCAGGGCTTCCTCGACAGCGAGTGGAACACCGAAGAAGCGCGTCCGCGCAAGTTCTACCGCACCTCCGAGGCGGGCATCCGCCTCGCCGCCACCTTGACGCAGGAGGTCGCCGCCATCGCCGCCGCGACTGCCGCACTTCCCACCGGAGACTGA
- a CDS encoding GNAT family N-acetyltransferase encodes MASALEIVRVDPFDDTAVDAWWQAYAVAKRADMGEDALIWTRGEARAELQQRSATTERRAYLALGDDGAIGSGSLALGLKDNLHSGAIGVTVPPQFRRRGIGSALLAHIEAEARAAGRRTFRAETAWPASAPADGSGEPGREFARRHGYEIALGDLQNKLALPVSDAVITSLLADAPADGYEIRGWVGAVPEEFVADWAALDAILDTEAPTGELDMEASSADVDDHRADEELQRRQGRTSFGVVALASDGRIAAYTQIVVSSDDGNAYQWGTLVRREDRANRLGLRIKLENLRMLQQHSPDTPRIYTYNAESNRHMLAVNTRLGFVATGRLAELQKRV; translated from the coding sequence ATGGCTTCCGCTCTCGAGATCGTCCGCGTCGACCCGTTCGACGACACCGCCGTGGATGCCTGGTGGCAGGCTTACGCGGTCGCAAAGCGTGCTGACATGGGTGAGGACGCACTGATCTGGACCCGCGGAGAGGCGCGCGCAGAACTGCAGCAGCGCTCGGCGACCACCGAGCGTCGGGCGTACCTTGCGCTGGGTGACGACGGCGCCATCGGCTCGGGCTCGCTCGCGCTTGGCCTGAAGGACAACCTGCATTCCGGCGCCATCGGCGTGACAGTTCCGCCGCAGTTCCGCCGCAGGGGCATCGGCTCGGCCCTGCTGGCGCACATCGAGGCCGAGGCCAGGGCGGCAGGACGGCGGACGTTCCGCGCCGAGACGGCCTGGCCCGCATCCGCCCCTGCCGACGGCTCCGGCGAGCCCGGCCGCGAGTTCGCACGCCGCCATGGCTACGAGATCGCGCTCGGTGACCTGCAGAACAAGCTCGCCCTGCCAGTGTCGGATGCTGTGATCACGTCGCTTCTCGCCGACGCGCCGGCCGACGGGTACGAGATCCGCGGCTGGGTGGGCGCCGTGCCCGAGGAGTTCGTCGCCGACTGGGCGGCGCTGGACGCCATTCTCGACACCGAGGCCCCCACCGGTGAGCTCGACATGGAGGCGTCGTCAGCCGACGTGGATGACCACCGTGCGGACGAAGAGCTGCAGCGCAGGCAGGGGCGAACCTCGTTCGGGGTCGTGGCACTGGCATCCGACGGCCGCATCGCGGCCTACACGCAGATCGTCGTCTCAAGTGACGACGGCAATGCGTACCAGTGGGGCACTCTGGTGCGCCGCGAGGACCGAGCCAACCGGCTGGGTCTGCGCATCAAACTCGAGAACCTCCGGATGCTGCAGCAGCACTCCCCCGATACGCCGCGCATCTACACCTACAACGCCGAATCGAACCGGCACATGCTCGCCGTGAACACGCGCCTGGGGTTCGTCGCGACCGGTCGACTGGCCGAGCTGCAGAAGCGGGTCTGA
- a CDS encoding o-succinylbenzoate synthase: MTPPLADLLATARVVALPMNTRFRGVDTREALLFEGPQGWAEFSPFTEYDDAEAAVWLAAAIDFAWDEQPAPLRERIPVNATVPAVEAGRVAEVLARFDGCRTAKVKVAERGQVLADDIARVRAVREAIGIEGRIRIDANGGWNLDEAEHAIHAMAEFDLEYAEQPCATVPELAELRYRVKHKGILIAADESIRKAADPLAVAEAKAADLIVIKAQPLGGIRRALQVVAETGLPAVVSSALDTAVGLSQGAALAASLPTLDFDCGLGTASLFADDVADARPVGGSVSAARVSPDAAALDRLAADADRRDWWLARLTRCHALLASS; this comes from the coding sequence ATGACGCCACCGCTTGCCGACCTGCTCGCCACGGCCCGCGTGGTCGCACTGCCGATGAACACCCGATTCCGCGGGGTCGACACCCGCGAAGCGCTGCTGTTCGAGGGGCCGCAGGGCTGGGCGGAGTTCTCGCCGTTCACCGAGTACGACGACGCCGAAGCTGCTGTCTGGCTGGCCGCGGCGATCGACTTCGCCTGGGACGAGCAGCCCGCGCCGCTGCGCGAGCGCATCCCCGTGAACGCCACGGTGCCCGCTGTCGAAGCCGGCCGCGTCGCCGAAGTGCTGGCACGATTCGACGGATGCCGCACGGCGAAGGTCAAGGTCGCCGAACGGGGCCAGGTGCTGGCCGATGACATCGCCCGCGTGCGCGCGGTGCGCGAAGCGATCGGCATCGAGGGGCGTATCCGCATCGATGCGAACGGCGGCTGGAACCTCGATGAGGCCGAGCACGCCATCCACGCCATGGCCGAGTTCGACCTCGAATACGCCGAGCAGCCATGCGCCACGGTGCCCGAGCTCGCCGAGCTGCGTTACCGCGTCAAGCACAAGGGCATCCTGATCGCCGCCGACGAGAGCATCCGCAAGGCCGCGGACCCACTCGCCGTCGCCGAGGCGAAAGCCGCTGACCTCATCGTCATCAAGGCGCAGCCGCTCGGCGGCATCCGTCGCGCGCTGCAGGTCGTCGCCGAGACCGGCCTGCCGGCGGTCGTCTCGAGCGCTCTCGATACGGCGGTCGGACTCTCGCAGGGCGCGGCGCTGGCAGCATCCCTGCCCACTCTCGACTTCGACTGCGGTCTCGGGACGGCGTCGCTGTTCGCCGACGATGTCGCCGATGCGCGCCCCGTTGGCGGGTCGGTGTCGGCAGCGCGCGTGAGTCCGGATGCTGCCGCACTCGACCGCCTGGCCGCTGACGCGGATCGTCGCGACTGGTGGCTCGCACGGCTGACGCGCTGCCACGCGCTGCTCGCCTCGAGCTGA
- a CDS encoding TetR/AcrR family transcriptional regulator produces MTTTATRSRENTRARLLDAAAQIFAEVGLEGATVEVVCERAGFTRGAFYSNFESKDELFLTLAATVAEERLGAVREQVTAMAADGALEECEPVMLVQRIMDAGGDDRLSVMLMSEIRIRALRDPAFGAAYLAQEREMVGSIAEIIREIVDTGAIALRMDPLLVARVLMIVWEGMTVRGAMAGEDDAQLHDTSGEVLGRLVQALMA; encoded by the coding sequence ATGACGACGACCGCGACACGCAGCCGCGAGAACACGCGCGCTCGGCTGCTGGATGCTGCGGCGCAGATCTTCGCGGAGGTGGGGTTGGAAGGCGCCACCGTCGAGGTGGTCTGCGAGCGTGCCGGCTTCACCCGCGGGGCCTTCTACTCGAACTTCGAATCGAAGGACGAGCTGTTCCTCACCCTCGCCGCCACCGTCGCGGAAGAGCGGCTCGGTGCGGTGCGCGAGCAGGTCACTGCGATGGCCGCCGACGGCGCGCTCGAGGAGTGCGAGCCGGTGATGCTCGTGCAGCGGATCATGGATGCCGGTGGCGATGACCGCCTGAGTGTGATGCTGATGAGCGAGATCCGCATCCGCGCGCTGCGGGATCCGGCCTTCGGGGCGGCGTACCTCGCGCAGGAGCGCGAGATGGTGGGGAGCATCGCCGAGATCATCCGCGAGATCGTCGACACGGGCGCCATCGCGCTGCGCATGGATCCGCTGCTTGTCGCGCGCGTGCTGATGATCGTCTGGGAGGGCATGACCGTCCGCGGTGCGATGGCAGGCGAAGACGACGCGCAGCTGCATGACACCAGCGGCGAGGTGCTCGGGCGACTGGTTCAGGCGCTGATGGCCTGA
- a CDS encoding MMPL family transporter, with protein MSTLLSSLGRWSFRHPWRVLVSWLIVLGIAGGAALTLGAGTDDTFSIPGTESQAGLEQLERTFPQVSGTNAQFIVVAAPGDDITDATYKEHIEDTVDELADFDGVLAVTSPYDENIDGMVNDEHTAAIVRLQFDGQVTDVPDSVKTELQTAVDDLGAELPDGSQTALGGDLFAMSMPTITITEAVGVVIALLVLIVTFRSFVVAGLPLLTALLGVGISMAGIFAATAVATVSSTTPLLALMLGLAVGIDYALFIIARHQDQVRDGMDPEESASRAVGTAGSAVVFAGITVLIALIGLGFAGIPFLTTMGIAAAVAVAIAVAISVTLTPAMLGFVKGRVIGRVKKQKAKKSDAAAPATRKTRSPAPDAQPRGFAARWVGGITKRPVLVTIAVVLGLGIIAVPALSLNLALPNAGVLPKGSEARVSYDLTAEEFGPGFNGPLILTGTIVTSTDPLTLMQDLGKEVEKIPGVREVALATPNETADTGIVQIIPETAPDDPATSDLVRELRSHHDEWLDQFGIDLKVTGFTAVAIDISDQLGAALLPFGIFVIGLSLILLAIVFRSIWVPITAAVGYLLSIIASFGVVAAVFEWGWFADLLHVARTGPIISFMPIVLMGVLFGLAMDYQVFLVSRMREDYVHDPDRTVAENRRAAAIRAVRSGFTSSARVVTAAALIMFAVFVAFVPEGDSSLKPIALGLAAGIAIDAFLVRMTLIPAVMAILGDRAWRIPAWMEKILPHVDIEGEAVERERALGEWPGDDSILAADDLAIDAAGIENTRLRLAAGDALIVTGAAPAALRTLALTLAGRVKPDAGRLRVAGHLLPGRAAWVRSHVGIALLGGADTASTLREALRGRTGLVIIDGIDRLTPPERDQLAARLRDADAEMAVLLTTADSDAAQQLLREAGRPVASVTDLRDAPAPSPSTATLTDSEVTA; from the coding sequence GTGTCCACTCTGCTCTCATCCCTGGGGCGCTGGTCGTTCCGGCACCCCTGGCGTGTACTCGTCAGCTGGCTGATCGTACTCGGCATCGCCGGTGGCGCAGCCCTCACCCTCGGCGCGGGCACGGATGACACCTTCTCGATCCCGGGCACCGAGTCCCAGGCCGGCCTCGAGCAGCTCGAGCGCACCTTCCCACAGGTGAGCGGCACGAACGCCCAGTTCATCGTCGTCGCGGCCCCCGGCGACGACATCACCGATGCCACGTACAAGGAGCACATCGAGGACACGGTAGATGAGCTCGCCGACTTCGACGGCGTGCTCGCCGTCACGTCGCCGTACGACGAGAACATCGACGGGATGGTGAACGACGAGCACACCGCTGCGATCGTGCGCCTGCAATTCGACGGCCAGGTCACCGATGTGCCCGACAGCGTGAAGACCGAGCTGCAGACCGCCGTCGACGACCTCGGCGCAGAGCTGCCTGACGGCTCGCAGACCGCCCTCGGCGGCGACCTGTTCGCCATGTCGATGCCGACGATCACCATCACCGAGGCGGTGGGCGTTGTGATCGCACTGCTCGTGCTGATCGTCACCTTCCGCTCGTTCGTCGTCGCCGGGCTCCCCCTGCTGACCGCCCTGCTCGGCGTCGGAATCTCGATGGCCGGCATCTTCGCCGCCACCGCGGTCGCGACGGTCTCCTCCACCACTCCGCTGCTGGCACTCATGCTGGGACTCGCGGTCGGCATCGACTACGCGCTGTTCATAATCGCCCGCCACCAGGACCAGGTGCGCGACGGCATGGATCCGGAGGAGTCCGCGTCCCGCGCGGTGGGCACCGCGGGATCTGCCGTCGTGTTCGCCGGCATCACCGTGCTGATCGCGCTGATCGGGCTCGGCTTCGCCGGCATCCCGTTCCTGACCACGATGGGAATCGCCGCGGCCGTCGCCGTCGCGATCGCCGTCGCCATCTCGGTGACCCTGACGCCGGCGATGCTCGGCTTCGTCAAGGGACGCGTGATCGGTCGCGTCAAGAAGCAGAAGGCGAAGAAGTCGGATGCTGCCGCCCCTGCCACCCGCAAGACGCGCAGCCCCGCGCCCGACGCGCAGCCCCGCGGCTTCGCCGCCCGCTGGGTCGGCGGCATCACCAAGCGCCCGGTCCTCGTCACCATCGCGGTCGTCCTCGGTCTCGGCATCATCGCCGTGCCCGCCCTCAGCCTGAACCTCGCCCTGCCCAACGCCGGCGTGCTTCCGAAGGGCTCAGAGGCCCGCGTGAGCTACGACCTGACGGCTGAGGAGTTCGGCCCTGGATTCAACGGCCCGCTGATCCTCACGGGCACGATCGTCACGTCCACCGACCCGCTGACACTGATGCAGGACCTCGGCAAGGAGGTCGAGAAGATCCCCGGCGTGCGCGAGGTGGCCCTGGCCACTCCGAACGAGACCGCAGACACCGGCATCGTGCAGATCATCCCCGAGACCGCACCTGACGACCCGGCGACCAGCGATCTGGTGCGCGAACTGCGCTCGCACCACGATGAGTGGCTCGACCAGTTCGGCATCGATCTGAAGGTCACCGGCTTCACCGCCGTGGCGATCGACATCTCCGACCAGCTCGGGGCGGCGCTGCTGCCGTTCGGCATCTTCGTGATCGGCCTGTCGCTGATCCTGCTGGCGATCGTGTTCCGCTCGATCTGGGTGCCGATCACCGCCGCCGTGGGCTACCTGCTGTCGATCATCGCGTCGTTCGGCGTCGTCGCGGCCGTGTTCGAGTGGGGCTGGTTCGCCGACCTGCTGCACGTGGCACGCACAGGTCCCATCATCTCGTTCATGCCGATCGTGCTGATGGGCGTGCTGTTCGGTCTGGCGATGGACTACCAGGTGTTCCTCGTCTCGCGCATGCGCGAGGACTACGTCCACGACCCGGATCGCACCGTCGCCGAGAACCGTCGTGCCGCCGCGATCCGCGCCGTGCGCTCCGGTTTCACGAGCTCGGCCCGCGTGGTCACCGCCGCAGCTCTGATCATGTTCGCCGTGTTCGTGGCGTTCGTGCCAGAGGGCGACTCGTCGCTGAAACCCATCGCGCTCGGCCTCGCCGCCGGCATCGCGATCGACGCGTTCCTCGTGCGCATGACGCTGATCCCCGCCGTGATGGCGATCCTCGGCGACCGCGCCTGGCGCATCCCCGCCTGGATGGAGAAGATCCTCCCGCACGTCGACATCGAGGGCGAGGCCGTCGAGCGCGAGCGGGCTCTCGGGGAATGGCCGGGCGATGACAGCATCCTCGCCGCCGACGACCTCGCGATCGACGCGGCGGGCATCGAGAACACCCGTCTGCGCCTGGCCGCAGGTGACGCGCTCATCGTGACCGGCGCCGCTCCCGCCGCGCTCCGCACGCTGGCGCTGACGCTCGCCGGTCGGGTGAAGCCGGATGCCGGCAGGCTCCGCGTCGCTGGGCACCTGCTGCCCGGTCGCGCCGCCTGGGTGCGCTCGCACGTCGGCATCGCCCTGCTGGGTGGCGCGGACACCGCATCCACCCTGCGGGAGGCGCTGCGCGGCCGTACCGGCCTCGTCATCATCGACGGCATCGACCGCCTCACTCCGCCGGAGCGCGACCAGCTCGCTGCGCGCCTGCGCGACGCCGACGCCGAGATGGCCGTGCTGCTCACGACAGCGGATTCGGACGCTGCGCAGCAGCTGCTGCGCGAGGCCGGCCGACCGGTGGCATCCGTCACCGACCTCCGCGACGCCCCCGCTCCTTCCCCTTCAACAGCCACCCTCACCGACTCCGAGGTGACCGCATGA
- a CDS encoding YhgE/Pip domain-containing protein — MTLPIERARSRRPITWLTIIGVLLLPAIIGGILVAALQNPTARLDSMTAAVVNLDKPVTIDGQYTPLGRQLAAGLVDGSDEMDSNLTWVISNEDDAAEGMADGRYQAIVTIPKSFSADATSSGTALQGDGDAAEQAEITVTTPPDGRVADGIITQQIASVAASTMGTMISEATVGNVLVGFKTIGDQIGDAADGASKLADGAKSAADGAAEIPGGATKLADGANGLADGASQLAGGLGTISSKAREAGAGATQLGQGLTGGAAALEKNGLVPDELLGAADAATTASDGAAKAAGGAAQASAGVQQGLDALAPGLRGLASSCDADANAEFCAQLSAMAGAAEGLQGPAATAAELSATAQKAATGANQASAGTAQGLRALDAQAPKAIADQMRTAGGAAIQLGGGLGQLADGVAQSATGASGLSSGATQLGDGATALGEGAGELATGLDTLASGTDDLADGLATAATSLPSFDDEQSTSLASVIANPVTSKSDSDAMFGPTTIPLLASVVLWFGALASFIALRAVPGSALTSRRSSAGMVLRGFWPAAAIGAGQGILVSLIVQIVAGYDAAAWWGFAGFAVLAGVAFAAINQALVAVFGGIGRWVSVLVGVLALATGLISTIPGWLAGLGAAMPTDPALMGLVDPSGAAAAGLIVWGVLALGAATLAVATRRTTSAKAALATA; from the coding sequence ATGACGCTCCCCATCGAACGCGCGCGCTCGCGCCGCCCCATCACCTGGCTGACCATCATCGGCGTGCTGCTGCTGCCTGCCATCATCGGCGGCATCCTCGTCGCCGCGCTGCAGAACCCGACGGCGCGGCTCGATTCGATGACCGCTGCGGTCGTCAACCTCGACAAGCCAGTCACGATCGACGGGCAGTACACGCCGCTCGGCCGGCAGCTGGCCGCTGGACTCGTCGACGGCTCAGACGAGATGGACTCCAACCTCACCTGGGTGATCTCCAACGAGGACGACGCCGCCGAAGGCATGGCCGACGGCCGTTACCAGGCGATCGTCACGATCCCGAAGTCGTTCTCGGCGGATGCCACGTCCTCTGGCACTGCGCTGCAGGGCGACGGGGATGCGGCAGAACAGGCCGAGATCACCGTGACCACACCTCCGGACGGCCGCGTCGCTGACGGCATCATCACGCAGCAGATCGCCTCGGTGGCAGCATCCACCATGGGCACGATGATCAGCGAGGCGACGGTCGGCAACGTGCTGGTCGGCTTCAAGACCATCGGCGACCAGATCGGCGACGCCGCTGATGGCGCATCGAAGCTGGCCGACGGCGCGAAGTCCGCGGCCGACGGCGCGGCCGAGATCCCCGGCGGGGCGACCAAGCTCGCCGACGGGGCGAACGGACTCGCCGACGGTGCCTCGCAGCTCGCCGGCGGTCTCGGCACCATCTCGAGCAAGGCGCGCGAGGCGGGCGCAGGGGCGACCCAGCTTGGGCAGGGCCTCACCGGCGGGGCGGCAGCGCTCGAGAAGAACGGGCTCGTCCCCGATGAGCTGCTCGGTGCCGCGGATGCCGCGACCACCGCGAGCGACGGGGCCGCCAAGGCCGCCGGTGGCGCTGCTCAGGCCAGCGCCGGGGTGCAGCAGGGACTTGATGCCCTCGCGCCAGGACTGCGCGGACTAGCCTCCTCGTGCGACGCGGACGCGAACGCCGAGTTCTGCGCCCAGCTGTCGGCCATGGCGGGTGCGGCGGAGGGCCTGCAGGGCCCCGCTGCGACGGCCGCAGAGCTTTCGGCTACGGCTCAGAAGGCCGCGACCGGTGCCAACCAGGCATCCGCCGGCACCGCGCAGGGTCTGCGGGCGCTGGACGCCCAGGCTCCGAAGGCGATCGCCGACCAGATGCGCACCGCGGGTGGGGCTGCGATTCAGCTCGGCGGCGGCCTCGGCCAGCTCGCCGATGGCGTTGCGCAGTCCGCCACCGGAGCCAGCGGGCTCTCCAGCGGCGCCACGCAGCTCGGCGACGGCGCAACGGCGCTGGGAGAGGGTGCGGGCGAGCTCGCCACGGGCCTCGACACGCTGGCATCCGGCACCGACGACCTGGCCGACGGCTTGGCAACCGCCGCGACCTCGCTGCCGTCGTTCGATGACGAGCAGTCGACGTCGCTGGCATCCGTCATCGCGAACCCCGTGACGTCGAAGTCGGACTCGGATGCCATGTTCGGGCCGACCACGATCCCACTGCTGGCGTCGGTGGTGCTGTGGTTCGGCGCCCTGGCCTCGTTCATCGCGCTGCGCGCGGTGCCGGGCAGCGCGCTCACGTCGCGCCGCTCGTCGGCCGGCATGGTGCTGCGAGGCTTCTGGCCGGCAGCCGCGATCGGTGCGGGTCAGGGCATTCTGGTGTCGCTGATCGTGCAGATCGTCGCCGGATACGACGCCGCAGCCTGGTGGGGCTTCGCCGGATTCGCCGTGCTCGCCGGAGTCGCCTTCGCCGCGATCAACCAGGCCCTGGTGGCGGTGTTCGGAGGCATCGGACGCTGGGTCAGCGTGCTCGTGGGCGTGCTGGCGCTGGCGACCGGCCTGATCTCGACCATCCCCGGATGGCTGGCCGGTCTCGGCGCAGCCATGCCGACCGATCCCGCGTTGATGGGGCTGGTGGATCCGAGCGGTGCCGCCGCGGCCGGCCTGATCGTCTGGGGCGTGCTGGCGCTCGGTGCCGCGACCCTGGCTGTCGCCACTCGCCGCACGACGAGCGCCAAAGCCGCCCTCGCCACCGCCTGA
- a CDS encoding 2'-5' RNA ligase family protein, with translation MVRDFMTDAGQLRDLEGQQYVVLRPTGAVATEFDRMQDAARRRIDAAGLSDAVRYPGAAHVTLRGLYEPERVDQVREVVRRWAARQHPIELAFDAVDSFPAPWQIVIARLARTPSLLHAYASLTEALDDTDLRRIGELSLDEWTFHLSTVYAKNLDAADWARLASDTAHDYATPPAETIGEVEFVTYFDAAEHREVFPLGAG, from the coding sequence ATGGTGCGGGACTTCATGACGGATGCTGGGCAGCTGCGTGACCTGGAAGGGCAGCAGTACGTCGTGCTGCGGCCGACCGGGGCCGTCGCGACCGAGTTCGATCGCATGCAGGATGCCGCGCGCCGGCGCATCGATGCCGCCGGGCTGTCCGACGCCGTGCGCTATCCGGGGGCAGCGCACGTCACGCTCCGTGGACTGTACGAACCAGAGCGGGTCGATCAGGTGCGGGAAGTCGTGCGCCGATGGGCGGCACGACAGCATCCGATCGAGCTCGCGTTCGACGCCGTCGACTCGTTCCCAGCCCCGTGGCAGATCGTCATCGCACGCCTCGCGCGCACGCCGTCGCTGCTGCACGCGTACGCGTCACTCACCGAGGCGCTCGACGACACCGATCTGCGGCGCATCGGCGAGCTGAGCCTCGACGAGTGGACCTTCCACCTCTCGACGGTCTACGCCAAGAACCTCGATGCTGCGGACTGGGCGCGACTGGCATCCGACACCGCCCACGATTACGCGACGCCACCCGCCGAGACGATCGGCGAGGTCGAGTTCGTCACCTACTTCGACGCAGCCGAGCACCGTGAGGTGTTTCCTCTCGGTGCAGGCTGA
- a CDS encoding phage holin family protein → MLRFLINILISLVMAALGLLICMWTLNGFSISASGFVIAVIVFTVAQAIFAPFIFNVARKYASAMLGGIGLISTFVALLIASFFPGGIQISGIITWVLATLIVWIVTALGTWLLPLLFFKKKVEAAR, encoded by the coding sequence GTGCTGCGCTTTCTCATCAACATCCTGATCTCGCTGGTGATGGCAGCGCTCGGTCTGCTGATCTGCATGTGGACGCTCAACGGCTTCTCGATCTCTGCGAGCGGCTTCGTCATCGCGGTCATCGTGTTCACGGTGGCGCAGGCGATCTTCGCGCCGTTCATCTTCAACGTCGCGCGCAAGTACGCCAGCGCGATGCTGGGCGGTATCGGCCTGATCTCGACCTTCGTCGCCCTGCTGATCGCGTCGTTCTTCCCCGGCGGGATCCAGATCTCGGGGATCATCACGTGGGTGCTGGCGACCCTGATCGTGTGGATCGTCACAGCGCTCGGCACCTGGCTGCTGCCGCTGCTCTTCTTCAAGAAGAAGGTCGAAGCCGCGCGCTGA